One part of the Phycisphaeraceae bacterium genome encodes these proteins:
- a CDS encoding C39 family peptidase → MVQDGRPARRGKSRIETRRIRLRRPSVLPLDILPQPNDETCGPTCLHAVYQYWGDDISLDEVIRSASSLNSHEAGRGTLAVMLGTHALKRGYKASLYTFNLQMFDPTWFDEHGKCDSAKLSHKLQMQGLAKQTGNPRFRIATECYLEFLRLGGDVRFRDLTSSLITGFIRAGKPLLTGVSSTYLYKCMREFGPKDDDDDIRGEPTGHFVVIHGYESKGRVVSVADPLANNPGFQRQRYTVTMSQLVPAIMLGVLTYDANLLVIEPKKSEASGERTR, encoded by the coding sequence ATGGTTCAGGACGGTCGCCCGGCGCGCCGCGGAAAATCCAGGATAGAAACACGGCGCATCCGACTGCGACGCCCGAGTGTGCTGCCGCTCGATATTCTTCCACAACCGAACGATGAGACGTGCGGACCAACGTGTTTGCACGCTGTGTACCAGTACTGGGGCGATGACATCTCGCTGGACGAGGTCATTCGTTCCGCAAGCTCACTCAACTCGCACGAAGCTGGCAGAGGGACGCTCGCGGTGATGCTCGGCACTCACGCGCTCAAACGCGGATACAAGGCGTCGCTGTACACGTTCAACCTGCAGATGTTCGACCCGACGTGGTTCGACGAGCATGGTAAGTGTGACTCAGCCAAGCTGTCGCACAAACTCCAGATGCAGGGGCTTGCAAAGCAGACAGGCAATCCGAGATTCCGTATCGCGACCGAGTGCTATCTGGAGTTTCTCCGTCTTGGCGGCGATGTTCGTTTTCGTGATCTGACCAGTTCACTCATCACAGGGTTCATTCGCGCAGGTAAGCCCCTCCTGACCGGTGTCAGCTCGACATATCTATACAAGTGCATGCGTGAGTTTGGGCCGAAGGACGACGACGACGATATTCGCGGCGAACCAACCGGACACTTCGTGGTGATACACGGATATGAGTCCAAGGGGCGCGTGGTCTCCGTCGCAGATCCACTTGCGAATAACCCAGGCTTTCAGCGTCAGCGGTATACGGTGACGATGTCGCAGCTTGTTCCTGCGATCATGCTGGGCGTGCTGACCTACGACGCGAACCTGCTGGTGATTGAACCCAAGAAATCAGAAGCATCCGGAGAACGGACGCGATGA
- a CDS encoding DUF3299 domain-containing protein: MRTKKNQCFMMLGFLLVWIVCVPSVRAQVNRQHSAGSLLANMARMFSPGVVRIEPEDTAKPSFAGFFVGPGRFVTSRSLLMDAKSATLTLDTGDTFKIEKVLSEDVEADLVLGYVDVPAKLHRGLRVSPLEPLIGEEIMLIGPPVDVKDAETGEAAIEHAILESIVSSRQTVGQVAALGVKNPAITESGVNNVGAPILSIGGQAIGVLVRDTQSTQQVINRVVAGVSISSLVETPGLSLGDWAEGKSLEAVVQAAREAARNAIRPKGFQPPPEKFAGFEVVPASIELRDDSANSTQELVLDGRFVVTGKGTEAEPYEIPWELLTSLQETFKPRSGLSEFPERVALLEGKWIKLSGFVSFPFVVDESDEMLLMLNTWDGCCIGVPPTPYDAIEVTLKEPARNEDLYTTYAAVKGRLRSDPYMVGNWLVGIYVMDDAKMYPAEFGGIDN, from the coding sequence GTGCGCACAAAGAAAAACCAGTGCTTCATGATGCTTGGGTTTCTGCTGGTGTGGATCGTCTGCGTGCCATCAGTGCGCGCGCAGGTGAACCGTCAGCACTCGGCGGGCTCACTGCTGGCAAACATGGCGAGAATGTTCTCGCCGGGTGTTGTACGGATCGAGCCTGAGGATACAGCCAAACCATCCTTTGCCGGATTCTTTGTTGGGCCGGGCAGATTCGTGACGAGTCGATCACTTCTGATGGATGCGAAGTCTGCAACACTGACACTCGACACTGGCGATACATTCAAAATCGAGAAAGTACTCTCCGAGGATGTCGAAGCAGATCTCGTGCTAGGGTACGTGGATGTGCCTGCCAAACTGCATCGCGGTTTGCGTGTGTCTCCGCTTGAACCGTTAATCGGCGAGGAGATCATGCTCATCGGTCCCCCGGTCGATGTGAAGGATGCTGAGACGGGTGAGGCTGCCATCGAGCACGCGATTCTTGAATCTATTGTGAGTTCACGTCAGACCGTCGGACAGGTCGCCGCACTCGGTGTGAAGAATCCAGCCATCACAGAGTCGGGCGTGAACAATGTCGGTGCGCCCATTCTGTCTATCGGCGGGCAGGCAATCGGGGTACTTGTTCGAGACACCCAATCGACCCAGCAGGTGATCAATCGTGTCGTGGCTGGTGTAAGTATTAGCTCCCTTGTTGAAACGCCAGGGTTGTCTCTTGGGGACTGGGCAGAAGGCAAATCGCTCGAAGCGGTAGTCCAAGCCGCGCGCGAGGCCGCGAGAAATGCGATCAGGCCCAAAGGATTTCAGCCTCCACCAGAGAAGTTTGCTGGGTTCGAGGTTGTGCCAGCGTCGATCGAGTTGCGAGATGACAGCGCCAACAGCACGCAGGAACTTGTGCTCGACGGACGCTTTGTTGTGACAGGCAAGGGAACTGAGGCCGAGCCGTATGAGATCCCGTGGGAGCTTCTGACCTCGCTGCAGGAAACGTTCAAGCCACGCAGCGGCTTGTCTGAGTTTCCCGAGCGGGTTGCCTTGCTTGAGGGCAAGTGGATCAAGCTCAGCGGGTTCGTGTCGTTCCCATTCGTGGTCGACGAGTCGGACGAGATGCTGCTGATGCTGAACACATGGGATGGCTGCTGCATCGGTGTGCCTCCAACTCCCTATGACGCGATCGAGGTGACGCTGAAGGAGCCAGCCAGAAACGAGGATCTGTATACCACCTACGCTGCGGTGAAGGGCAGGTTGCGCTCGGATCCTTACATGGTTGGGAACTGGCTCGTTGGGATCTATGTGATGGACGATGCGAAGATGTACCCGGCAGAGTTTGGTGGGATCGACAACTGA
- a CDS encoding FtsX-like permease family protein, with translation MSVHARAMSDRQIVVRSMVSRWFSTLLTVLTVAVAVALMIVLVSLRSSAKSVFERGSGNMHLLVSADTSPLASVLNSVFYAGTPSRSLGYIEQQRLARDPRVAWAVPTLVGDSYKGFPVVATTPDFFSKFSIDVRSLSTSASEISTWKMQTGKVFKSNFQVVLGSDVASSTGLQVGDHMSLTHGMSGAGGHVHDEFVFDVVGVLARTGTPHDRAVFVSLESSWILHAHDRREREGLIEHDEHDNHDHHDHEGHDHPPPTTLDDVTLDDQRITAIMVHGRTREGRSTSASIGAIAGELRSNPLLTVADPTAEVNSLFELIGGIDIVLRAMAGVVLVSSSIGIMLALYNSMDQRKRQIAVLRVLGASRWRVLRLVLAEAMMIGILGALLGLVMAFAGSALVTSVLRALTGVVVQPNISGLATLGIGAGAVVLATLAGLVPAVMAYRTSVAKNLKPLG, from the coding sequence GATGGTTCTCAACACTTCTGACTGTGCTGACAGTTGCTGTTGCGGTTGCGCTGATGATTGTGCTGGTTTCTTTGCGGTCGTCAGCAAAGTCCGTCTTCGAGCGCGGGTCTGGCAATATGCATCTGCTTGTGTCAGCCGACACGAGTCCGCTTGCCAGCGTGTTGAACTCGGTGTTTTACGCAGGGACACCGTCGCGTTCACTCGGATATATCGAGCAGCAGCGGCTTGCGCGTGATCCCCGCGTTGCATGGGCGGTGCCGACGCTTGTGGGTGACAGTTACAAGGGGTTCCCGGTTGTCGCGACGACACCGGACTTTTTCTCGAAGTTCAGTATCGACGTACGGAGTTTGAGCACTTCTGCGAGCGAGATAAGTACGTGGAAGATGCAGACCGGGAAGGTGTTCAAGAGCAACTTTCAGGTTGTGCTCGGCAGTGATGTTGCTTCCAGCACTGGATTGCAGGTAGGCGATCACATGTCGCTCACGCATGGGATGAGCGGTGCTGGAGGGCATGTCCACGATGAGTTCGTGTTCGATGTTGTTGGTGTGCTTGCAAGGACCGGCACGCCGCACGATCGTGCGGTCTTTGTGAGTCTGGAGAGTTCGTGGATTCTGCACGCGCACGATCGCCGTGAGCGTGAAGGATTGATCGAACACGATGAGCATGATAATCACGATCATCACGACCACGAGGGGCATGATCATCCACCTCCAACAACACTCGATGATGTGACACTCGACGATCAGCGTATCACCGCGATCATGGTGCATGGGAGAACGCGCGAGGGGCGAAGCACATCGGCATCGATCGGAGCGATTGCGGGCGAGTTGCGGTCAAACCCGCTCCTGACGGTAGCTGACCCGACCGCCGAGGTGAACTCGCTCTTTGAACTTATCGGCGGGATCGACATCGTGCTGCGAGCGATGGCTGGCGTGGTGCTGGTGTCGAGCAGCATCGGGATTATGCTCGCGTTGTACAACTCGATGGATCAGCGGAAGCGGCAGATCGCGGTGCTTCGTGTGCTCGGGGCAAGTCGTTGGCGTGTGCTTCGGCTGGTGCTCGCTGAAGCGATGATGATCGGCATTCTTGGGGCGCTGCTGGGGCTGGTGATGGCGTTTGCAGGGTCCGCTTTGGTGACGAGTGTGCTCCGGGCGCTAACGGGTGTGGTGGTGCAGCCGAATATTTCGGGGTTGGCAACACTTGGTATTGGTGCGGGTGCAGTGGTGCTAGCGACACTGGCTGGGCTTGTGCCTGCTGTGATGGCGTATCGCACGAGCGTAGCGAAAAATCTCAAACCACTCGGGTAG